The Christiangramia flava JLT2011 region TGGCACTATCCTACCTGGCCGATACTAAACTGATCATTGGTTATATCCTTTTATTCCTGGTGACCGGGTTGTTGGCCGGCTTCTACCCGGCACTGATTCTTTCAGGTTACAAACCTGTGGAAGTTCTGTATAGCAGGTTCCAGATCTCGGGAAAGAATTACCTTCAAAAGTCTCTGGTGGTGCTTCAGTTTGCGCTGGCTTCCTTTTTGATCATCGCCACCATCACAATTTATCGGCAATTTGATTTCCTGATCAATACCGATCTGGGTTACAACGACAGCAATATCATCATGGTCGATAATTTTTCGATTTCCGAAGAAAAAGCCAGGCTTTTCAAAACAGAAGTCCTCAAAAATCCAGAAATCATCGATGTCGCTCCTACCAATGTGGGCCATAGCTGGACCGGCGCCCGACTCGAAAATGGCAATGATATGAGCTTCAATTATGTGACTATTGACGAATCGTATATCCCGGAAATGGAAATTCCCATCGTACAGGGCCGCAATTTCTCCGAAGAACATCCTTCAGATGCTACCACGGCTATTCTTGTGAACGAAGCCTTTGTAAAAGAAGCGAAGTGGGATAACCCAATTGGGCAAACGGTGAACTTCTTTTACAACGATGACGAGATCTACCGGGTGGTTGGGGTGGTTAAAAATTACCATTTTCTTTCGCTGAACCAGGAAATTGGGCCACAGCTTTTTACAATGAAACCGGGCAATGATTTTGATTCGTTTTATATCAAGATCAAACCGAATTCGGCCGGAGTGAGCTTAGAGCATATTCGGCAAACTTTTCAGCAAATTTTTCCGCTGAGTCCATTTTCCTATAATTTCAAGGATGAAGAAAATCGCAGAAGCTACGAAGCCGAGGAAAAATGGAAGCAGATCCTGCTTTTTGGGGCGGTATTGACCATTTTTATTTCCTGTATCGGGTTGTTCGGCCTATCGGTACTTTCCGCAGAAAAACGTACTAAAGAGATCGGAATACGAAAGGTCCTGGGTGCTTCTGTCAAGAATATCGTCACTATTCTTTCCACAGATTTTATCAAGCTCGTCATGATCTCGCTGGTCATCGCCATCCCCATTGCCTGGTATGTATCGAACAAATGGCTGGAAAATTACCCGTACCGCGTGAATGTGAACTGGGAAATGTTTGTCATCGCGATCGGGCTGGTAGTCCTGATCGCACTTTTCACCATCAGTTTTCAGGCGATCAGGGCGGCCATACAGAATCCTGTAAAAAGCCTGAAAACCGAATAAAAATCATCATTAAAATCAATCATTATGATCAGCAATTATTTAAAAACCGGTTGGAGAAATATCATTAAGAACAAAGGCACATTTTCGGTCAATATTATCGGGCTGGCGCTGGGGATCGCGTCTGTGATCATGATCATGCTGTACGTTTCCAGTGAGTTGAGCTACGATCGATTCAATGAAAAGGCTGATCGTATTGTTCGGGTTGTTTTTAAAGCCCAGATAAATGGGGAGCAAATGAAGGAAGCCGTGGTGATGGCTCCGGTAGCGCAAACCCTTAAAAATGATCTTCCGGAAGTTACCGATGCGACCAGGCTGGCAAAATCTTATAATAACCGACTTGAATACAACGGGACTTATTACGGACAGAGCAGTATGGGTTATGTTGATCCGAATTTTTTCAAGGTTTTCACACTGCCAATCATCAACGGTAATCAAAAGACTCCGCTGGATAAACCCAATACCGTGGTAATTTCTGAAAAATTGGCCAGTAATATTTTTGGTAACGCAGATCCGGTGGGAAAAACGATCACGGTGACCAATCGCGATGAAGATTACACCATTTCAGCGGTGATGAAAGACATTCCTGAAAATTCACATTTTCACTTTGATATTCTTGCGTCTACACTTGGTTACGCCAATGCGAAAAAAACTACCTGGATGCAATCTGACTTTTTCACCTATTTGGTTTTAAAAAAGGATGCAGATATAGCTGAAGTTGAAGCAAAATTACCCGCGATCACCAAGAAATATATGGGACCGCAAATGATTGATGCCATTGGGATGTCTTATGAAGAATTTCAGAAGGATAATGAGTTGGGATTATTTCTCCAGCCGCTCACCGATATTCACCTGCATTCCGATTTTTCTGATGCGACCACTCTGGAACAGGGCGGAGATATCAAATACGTTTACATCTTCAGTATTGTAGCCATTTTTATGCTGGTGATTGCCTGTATCAATTTTATGAACCTGGCTACGGCATCGGCATCCAAACGATCTAAAGAAGTGGGAATTCGAAAAGTTCTCGGTTCGAATAAAAAACAGCTTATTTACCAGTTTTTGGCCGAAGCTTTTATTTCCACCGTTTTGGCAACTATTCTTGCCATCATGATCTTTGCGATTTTTCTTCCGGGATTCAATCAGCTGGCTGGAAAAAGCATCGAATTCATTTCTCTTTTAAAACCGATCTATATCCTGTCCTTATTCGGATTGATCTTATTGATCACTGTTCTGGCGGGTGGTTATCCGGCATTCTACCTGTCTTCCTTCAATCCTTTAAACGCCTTGAAATCCAAATTTTCCGGCAGCGGAAAGAATTCCGGGATTCGTGGCGGACTCGTGGTTTTCCAGTTTGTGATTTCCGCTGGACTTATTCTTTCCACGCTCGTGGTGAAAGAGCAGATGAGCTATATTCAGAATAAAGACATCGGCTACGAAAAAGACCAGTTGCTGGTAGTTCGCAATACTTATTTGTTAGGTAACAATGAAGATGGTTTTATTCAGGAGATCAAAAACGATCCTCGAGTTGAAAATGTAACGCATTCTGCCTTTGTACCGGCCGGCGAAAGCGATAATGAAGTAGGCGGAATTTTTCTGAACGGTCAGTTCTTACGCCGAATGTTCTTCTACAATGTGGATGAGAATTATATCCCAACAATGGGGATGGAATTACTGGCTGGACGTAATTTTTCCAAGTCCTACGGAACCGAAAAAGATAATGTGATCATTAATGAAAAAGCCGCGGAAGCGCTCGGCTTTGGTAAGGATGCTATTGGAAAGACTTTCCAGCGAGATACCGATGATGGTCCAAGAGACATCCATGTTATCGGGATCATTAAAGATTTTAACTGGAAGTCCTTACACCAGGAAATCGATCCGCTAATTCTGAAAATGAATCCATATGGCGGAATGATCATTCGTTCAAAAACGGCAGATATGTCTGGGATCATTGAGAATTTGAATTCCGATTGGAACAGCTATAATCCGAAGGAAGCTTTGAATTACAGCATTCTGGATGATTCCTATAATCATACCTATTTAAAGGAGCGAAAAATGGGAACGATCCTGACGCTTTTTGCCATTCTTACAATAATCGTTGCCTGCCTGGGCTTATTCGGATTAGTAACTTTTACAGCAGAACAACGTTTCAAGGAGATCGGGATCCGTAAAGTGCTTGGTTCTTCCGCAGCACAGATCGTGGCGCTGCTTTCCAAAGATTTTATTAAACTGGTAGGGATTTCCTTTTTAATAGCATTCCCCCTCAGTTATTATCTCATGAATAAATGGCTTCAGGATTTCGCCTTTCGCGTCGAGATCAAATGGTATTTATTCCTGCTTGCTGCGGTCATCACTTTGGGAATCGCCTTTCTTACCATTGGGATCAAAAGTTTCCGCGCGGCGAGCATTAACCCGATAAAAAGTCTAAAAACCGAATAATTTCAGCATTCAGAAGTAATCATATCCAAAAAAAATTATCACATGTTACAACTAGATCATATTTACAAATGGGTCACTTCCGGCGGAAGGCGCATCTTTCTCCTGAACGATCTTAAATTACAAGTGGAAGAAGGCGAATTTCTTTCGATCATGGGGCCGTCAGGTTCAGGAAAATCAACTTTACTCAATGTCATCGCCATGTTGGACGACTTTCAGGAAGGGGAATATTTTTTTGAAAATGAGCCTATTCATCAGCTAAAACAGAAAAAACGAACCGAGATCTTTCATCAGAATATCGGTTTTATTTTCCAGGCCTATCATTTGCTTGACGATCTTACGGTCTACGAGAATATTGAAACGCCGCTGTTGTACAAAAAGGTAAAAAGTGCCGAGCGGAAAGCCCTGGTTGCCGATATGCTGGACCGTTTTAATATTGTTGGAAAAAAAGATCTTTTCCCACACCAGCTTAGTGGCGGGCAGCAACAACTGGTAGGCATCGCCCGGGCGCTCATTTTTAAGCCCAAACTCATCTTGGCTGATGAACCTACCGGCAACCTTAACTCGAAACAAAGCGACGAGATCATGCAGCTGTTCCGGGAGCTGAACCAGGAAGGAACCACTTTTATCCAGGCCACTCATTCAGAGAGCAACGCGGCATACGGTTCGCGCACCATTCATCTCCTGGACGGCAGCGTTCAGAAAATCTAGAAAAAATTCATCATTTTGAGAACATTCATCATTCTTTTCATTTTCATCAATTTCAGTATACAGGCGCAGATTCAGGAAAATCAGGTGCTATCTTTGGAAGACTGTATTCGCCTGGCAGAAACTAACAATATCGACCTGAAGCGTTCCGGTATACAATCTGAAACCGAAAAACTTACTTTCAGAAGCACCAAGTCACGGGTGCTGCCAGACCTGAATGCCAGCTACAGTTATGCGGTAAACAAAGGCCGTAGCATTGACCCGTATACCAATGATGTGATCGATCAGCAATTCAGTTACAGCAATGCCGGGATTCGGCTGAACGCCCAGCTATTCAATGGATTTGAACTTCGGAACAGCATTCAGCGGGACCGCTACAATATGCAGGCCGCCGAAGCCGAAAAGCAGGCGGCCAGGCAGCAACTGGTTCTCGACGTAACGCTCGCCTATTTCCAGGTTTTAAATGCCCAGGACCTGTTGAAACTGGCAAAACTCAGGCTGGAAAGTACGCGCGGGCAACAGGACCGGATCAGCAGCCTCGCCGATGAAGGCTCCGGGAATCCGGCCGATCTGAGCGATATCCAGGGACAGTTCAAGAACGATGAATCAGCCGTACTTACCGCAGAAAATCAGTTACAACAGGCCCATCTCGATCTCCGGTTATTGCTGAACATCGAAACCGACTTCGAAATCCGGGAACTCCCACTTCAACCGGAAATGAACAGTTACGAACTTTCCGCAGAAGAACTTTACCAGCAATCACTGGAAAACCTGGAAGTGTTCGAAGCACGTAAGTTGAGACTGGAGGCCGCTCGTGAAGATGTAGCCGTGGCCCGTTCGCTGTACGTTCCGGAACTTTCCTTTTTCGCGCAGCTCAACACCAATTATTCCAGCCTTGCGAGCCTGCTGAACGAGACCGGAACCCAGGTAGTGGAAACCGGGCAGTTCCTGAATATCAACGGCACTACTTACGCCGTGCAGACCAACCAAAGTCAGTTTTCCCAACAGGATATTCCGTATGTGGACCAATTGAACAATAACCTGAGCTCGGTGGCAGGACTGAGCTTTTCGATCCCGATTTTCAACGGTTTTAGAGCCAAACGTCAGGTCTCCCTGAAAAAATTACAGCTGGAAGATGCTAGACTGGAACTGGAAAATACCAAAAATGAATATCGCCGAGCCATTGAAGCCGCTTATAATGATATGGACCTCGCTTACCAGGATTATTTTCTGCTTCAGGAGCAGGTGAAAGCCTACGCAGAATCCTTCCGTGTGAACGAGATCCGGTTTCAGAATGGGGTTTCCAACCTGGTAGCTTATATCATTAGTAAAAACAACCTCGACCGCGCCCGGGTGAATATGGCCAATGCGAAGTATGAATTTTTGATCAGGCGCCAAGTCCTGGATTACTACCGCGGATCCTACTGAGAAAGCCTTCAGTTTTACCTTTTCAATATTCAGAATTAGACCTTACAGTCAGATCTTTCAGCCTTGAAAACTTTTCTACTGTGAATACAAAACTGGCAATTCCGGCATGGGTTTTTTCAGAATTGTAGGCGAATTCCTGAAAATTTTAAGCATTTATCCTGAAAACTATCGATCAAATATACTTCATCTAAACAAAAAAGCATTTTATCGACACCACAGCCTGTCTAAACGAAAAATAAAATTATCCTGCTCCTTATATGAGATTTTTGGAGAGTAAACAACATTTCTGAAGGTTCCCCCCTTAGAATTGCTCTAAATCTCAGTCATGAAAAATAATTTACTACTACGTGCAACATTACCGCTTTTATTTTCTTTTGCACTGATCTCGGGCTCGCCGTTCAAAGATGACGGCCGCACGGCCGAGGTACAGACTTATTCGTTTCATTCGCTCATCATTGAATTCGTCGCAGACGTCTTCGGAAAATTTGATTTTAGCGACACCAGGAAAGCGACATCCGTCCAACCGAAAAAGGCCGTCGCTCAGACAGCCAGCACTTCAAAATTGGTCAGCAACAGTTCGCTTTTCGTAGATACCGATGGTGATGGTATAGACGACCTGTATGATATTGATGACGATAATGACGGGATTCCTGATGCCGAGGAAGATCAGGAATGTTTTGTATATGAAGAGCATTTCGACTTCGGAAGCTATCCCGGTGCACCTTTGTCGCCCGGGCAAACCACTTATATCTATAATTCAGATCCTCCCTATTCCGTTTGGCCAGATGGGCTTCAGGATGGGGAATATACCATTGCGACCAATACCCGCGAAGCCAATGGTGACTGGCTGGATATACTGGATCATACCGAAGGCGTGGAATCTGGCTACATGCTGGTGGTGAACGCTGATGAAGCTCCGGGGGAGTTTTACGCATTTTCCGTGGCTACTGAAGCAAATACCAATTACCGCTTCGAATCCTGGATCACCAATGCCAATTACATCGTGAACCAAACAGGTTGCGAATCCTGCTGCGGGGGCTTCGTTTTGCCAGATATCATCATTGAGATCAGGGATGGGCTTACCAATACGTTAA contains the following coding sequences:
- a CDS encoding ABC transporter ATP-binding protein, encoding MLQLDHIYKWVTSGGRRIFLLNDLKLQVEEGEFLSIMGPSGSGKSTLLNVIAMLDDFQEGEYFFENEPIHQLKQKKRTEIFHQNIGFIFQAYHLLDDLTVYENIETPLLYKKVKSAERKALVADMLDRFNIVGKKDLFPHQLSGGQQQLVGIARALIFKPKLILADEPTGNLNSKQSDEIMQLFRELNQEGTTFIQATHSESNAAYGSRTIHLLDGSVQKI
- a CDS encoding ABC transporter permease, which gives rise to MISNYLKTGWRNIIKNKGTFSVNIIGLALGIASVIMIMLYVSSELSYDRFNEKADRIVRVVFKAQINGEQMKEAVVMAPVAQTLKNDLPEVTDATRLAKSYNNRLEYNGTYYGQSSMGYVDPNFFKVFTLPIINGNQKTPLDKPNTVVISEKLASNIFGNADPVGKTITVTNRDEDYTISAVMKDIPENSHFHFDILASTLGYANAKKTTWMQSDFFTYLVLKKDADIAEVEAKLPAITKKYMGPQMIDAIGMSYEEFQKDNELGLFLQPLTDIHLHSDFSDATTLEQGGDIKYVYIFSIVAIFMLVIACINFMNLATASASKRSKEVGIRKVLGSNKKQLIYQFLAEAFISTVLATILAIMIFAIFLPGFNQLAGKSIEFISLLKPIYILSLFGLILLITVLAGGYPAFYLSSFNPLNALKSKFSGSGKNSGIRGGLVVFQFVISAGLILSTLVVKEQMSYIQNKDIGYEKDQLLVVRNTYLLGNNEDGFIQEIKNDPRVENVTHSAFVPAGESDNEVGGIFLNGQFLRRMFFYNVDENYIPTMGMELLAGRNFSKSYGTEKDNVIINEKAAEALGFGKDAIGKTFQRDTDDGPRDIHVIGIIKDFNWKSLHQEIDPLILKMNPYGGMIIRSKTADMSGIIENLNSDWNSYNPKEALNYSILDDSYNHTYLKERKMGTILTLFAILTIIVACLGLFGLVTFTAEQRFKEIGIRKVLGSSAAQIVALLSKDFIKLVGISFLIAFPLSYYLMNKWLQDFAFRVEIKWYLFLLAAVITLGIAFLTIGIKSFRAASINPIKSLKTE
- a CDS encoding ABC transporter permease, yielding MIRNYIKIAWRNLLRNKVYALINILGLSLGLACAMLILLYVKDEVSFDRFHENGDNIYRVVAQAKHDGQLATNVNTGFLQGPRFAENVSGITSFVRVQGATEDMKNGNEIYSQSALRVDSTFLSVFSFPVIEGNAKTALSEPHSIVVTEDFAQKQFGKKEALGQLVMIRQDSALVPYKVTAVTKNAPQNSTIRYEVLLPFRESKEDAQNNENWYSSFLNTFVVLNPNADKSHVEAQMKVFYQKDARETFQSLLKKYGGSSEMGTYILQPFADIHMNTEMPAQNGLVNASNPMYSYILSGIALFVLLIACINFVNLTVARSVKRAREIGIRKVVGSNRKQLIFQFLGESFLLCFIAFSLAFLIAQLVLPVFNELSNKALALSYLADTKLIIGYILLFLVTGLLAGFYPALILSGYKPVEVLYSRFQISGKNYLQKSLVVLQFALASFLIIATITIYRQFDFLINTDLGYNDSNIIMVDNFSISEEKARLFKTEVLKNPEIIDVAPTNVGHSWTGARLENGNDMSFNYVTIDESYIPEMEIPIVQGRNFSEEHPSDATTAILVNEAFVKEAKWDNPIGQTVNFFYNDDEIYRVVGVVKNYHFLSLNQEIGPQLFTMKPGNDFDSFYIKIKPNSAGVSLEHIRQTFQQIFPLSPFSYNFKDEENRRSYEAEEKWKQILLFGAVLTIFISCIGLFGLSVLSAEKRTKEIGIRKVLGASVKNIVTILSTDFIKLVMISLVIAIPIAWYVSNKWLENYPYRVNVNWEMFVIAIGLVVLIALFTISFQAIRAAIQNPVKSLKTE
- a CDS encoding TolC family protein translates to MRTFIILFIFINFSIQAQIQENQVLSLEDCIRLAETNNIDLKRSGIQSETEKLTFRSTKSRVLPDLNASYSYAVNKGRSIDPYTNDVIDQQFSYSNAGIRLNAQLFNGFELRNSIQRDRYNMQAAEAEKQAARQQLVLDVTLAYFQVLNAQDLLKLAKLRLESTRGQQDRISSLADEGSGNPADLSDIQGQFKNDESAVLTAENQLQQAHLDLRLLLNIETDFEIRELPLQPEMNSYELSAEELYQQSLENLEVFEARKLRLEAAREDVAVARSLYVPELSFFAQLNTNYSSLASLLNETGTQVVETGQFLNINGTTYAVQTNQSQFSQQDIPYVDQLNNNLSSVAGLSFSIPIFNGFRAKRQVSLKKLQLEDARLELENTKNEYRRAIEAAYNDMDLAYQDYFLLQEQVKAYAESFRVNEIRFQNGVSNLVAYIISKNNLDRARVNMANAKYEFLIRRQVLDYYRGSY